GGCCTTCCACGATCGGTGGCCGGCCGGTCAGCTGATGTCCCGGGCGGTGGCCGATCTGGCCACCATCCGCCGGTTCCTGGCCTTCGGGCTGGTGTTCCTGTTCGTCAACCTGGCCACCTTCGTGGTCGGCGTGATCATCCTGCTCGTGTTGAGCCCGCCCCTGGGCGCGATCGTCGCGGTGATGGCGGTGCCGTTGGTCGGGCTCTGCTTCTTCTACGAGACCCGCTATCAGGTGCTGGCCCGGCGCAGCCAGGACCAGGTCGGCGACCTGGCCACCATGGTCGAGGAGTCGGTGCTGGGCATCCGCATCCTCAAGGCCTTCGGCCGCAGTGGACACCTGGCCCGCCGGTTCGCCCGTGAGGCCGCCCAGCTGCGCTCGACCGAGATGACCAAGGCCGGCGTGGTGTCCAAGCTCTGGGCGTCGGTCATCGTCGTGCCCGAGCTCGCCTTCGGTCTGGCCCTGTTCCTGGGCATCGGCCAGGTCGCCTCCGGCGCCCTGACGGCCGGCACCCTCGTCGCCTTCTTCGGCGTCGCCCTGAGCCTGCGCTGGCCGATCGATTCGATCGGCTGGTTGCTGGCCATGACCAACGACGCGGCCAGCGCGACCGAGCGGTACTTCGAGGTGATGAGCGCCCCGGTGAGCATCACCTCCCCGGCGCAGCCGGACCGCTCGCAGGCGGCGCGCCGCGGCCACCTGCGGTTCGAGTCGGTGCGGTTCCGGTTCGCCGACACCCCGCCGGAGCGGGGCGATCTGCTGCGCGGGGTCGACCTGGACATCCGGCCCGGCGAGACGGTGGCGCTGGTCGGCGCGACCGGGTCGGGCAAGACCACGCTGACCGCCCTGGTGAACCGGCTCTATGACGTCACCGGCGGCCGGATCACCCTGGACGGTACCGACATCCGGGCGATGGAGCTGGCCGACCTGCGCCGCCGGATCGCGATCGCCTTCGAGGAGCCGACGCTGTTCTCGGCCTCCGTCCGGGAGAACGTGCTGCTGGGGTTCCCCGACGGCACCGACGAGGACGTCTGGGCGGCCC
This genomic window from Nakamurella multipartita DSM 44233 contains:
- a CDS encoding ABC transporter ATP-binding protein is translated as MAQTSTGNPTGTIRTDHRPTEPGPGAAAHVPAVASLRRLLPYARPAVPALLLSALAALVATLCGVAFPLVIQDIIDGPITEGNLSGLWAPGAVLLGLGVAEAALFWARRMLSARPTMRVEAGMRAAIYEHLQRLPVAFHDRWPAGQLMSRAVADLATIRRFLAFGLVFLFVNLATFVVGVIILLVLSPPLGAIVAVMAVPLVGLCFFYETRYQVLARRSQDQVGDLATMVEESVLGIRILKAFGRSGHLARRFAREAAQLRSTEMTKAGVVSKLWASVIVVPELAFGLALFLGIGQVASGALTAGTLVAFFGVALSLRWPIDSIGWLLAMTNDAASATERYFEVMSAPVSITSPAQPDRSQAARRGHLRFESVRFRFADTPPERGDLLRGVDLDIRPGETVALVGATGSGKTTLTALVNRLYDVTGGRITLDGTDIRAMELADLRRRIAIAFEEPTLFSASVRENVLLGFPDGTDEDVWAALQLAQADFVAELPWGLDTRIGEQGLSLSGGQRQRLALARAVIGRPEVLVLDDPLSALDIHTEAKVEQALRSVLSATTALVVAHRASTVLLADRVALLAQGRIAAIGRHTQLLADRPDYRDLLTSAAVSDPVPTAADGPVARSTLRREGPR